The proteins below are encoded in one region of Thiohalomonas denitrificans:
- a CDS encoding PDC sensor domain-containing protein, with protein sequence MSSSLQKSVKHQREKLTALLGKPMFALAQHCAERMEDRKALELLLTENLPELSWCKHIYVLNSDGSQITDNITREGHDPVHFGRDRSDRPYMQGIVGTTDFKLSDAYISRNKKRPSLTAIQVIRNAEGERIGFLGADYDLRELPDTEALYQEPDDWQQIKGDPAIRGGMFLQQRVESKMDAHLDEVLPLMKELVLEHGVFHGKLHFSSSRATIWLTDDPYSYRILSFEAITDPDICLAYPRRPYTPRAIVPKRNVMPIFEMFRTLRFADETVYLRSGSLNVCNGMVALNFSCDGTHYMRFDEFLSKGIDFWFGGVLAPGASCPE encoded by the coding sequence GCATGGAGGATCGGAAGGCCCTGGAGTTGCTTCTGACGGAAAACCTGCCTGAGCTCTCCTGGTGCAAGCACATCTATGTGCTAAACAGCGATGGGAGCCAGATCACCGACAACATCACCCGCGAGGGCCACGACCCAGTCCATTTCGGGCGCGATCGTTCCGATCGGCCCTATATGCAAGGCATTGTCGGCACAACGGACTTCAAACTCTCCGACGCCTACATCAGCCGCAACAAGAAACGACCCTCACTAACGGCTATCCAGGTCATCCGCAACGCCGAAGGGGAGCGTATCGGTTTTCTCGGCGCCGACTATGACCTGCGCGAATTGCCCGATACCGAAGCACTCTACCAGGAACCGGACGACTGGCAGCAGATCAAGGGCGATCCCGCAATCCGCGGCGGAATGTTTTTACAGCAGAGGGTGGAGAGCAAGATGGACGCGCACCTGGACGAGGTGCTGCCACTGATGAAAGAGCTGGTGCTCGAACACGGCGTCTTTCACGGCAAGCTGCACTTCTCCAGCAGCCGTGCCACCATCTGGCTGACGGACGACCCCTACTCCTATCGCATTCTCAGCTTCGAGGCGATCACCGATCCCGATATCTGCCTGGCCTACCCGCGCCGGCCCTACACCCCGCGGGCCATCGTGCCCAAAAGGAACGTGATGCCCATCTTCGAAATGTTTCGCACCCTGCGTTTTGCCGATGAGACCGTCTATCTGCGTTCAGGATCGCTGAACGTGTGCAATGGCATGGTCGCGCTGAACTTCTCCTGTGACGGCACCCACTACATGCGTTTCGATGAGTTTCTGAGCAAGGGAATCGATTTCTGGTTTGGCGGAGTACTCGCCCCGGGTGCGAGTTGCCCTGAATAA
- the trhP gene encoding prephenate-dependent tRNA uridine(34) hydroxylase TrhP: MKTPELLAPAGTLRNLRYALAYGADAVYAGIPRYSLRVRNNEFNVLDNVAQGITETHAAGRLFYLTVNLLPHNAKLRTFLDDIAPAVEMGPDALIMADPGLIMLVRERWPDLPIHLSVQANTMNWAAVRFWQSVGIERVILSREVSLDDIAEIRQRCPEMELEVFVHGALCIAYSGRCLLSGYFNHRDANQGSCTNACRWEYSVHSAVENVSGEPVPPRPPEAESLHFIEEGERPGELMPIEEDEHGTYILNSRDLRAVQHVQRLTEIGVESLKIEGRTKSHYYVARTTQVYRRAIDDAVAGRSFETGLLGELENLANRGYTEGFYNRHADAEYQNYRQASSDSVHQRFVAEVTEFDAETGMAQLDVKNKFAVGDRLELITPEGNGDFLLEGMESLGGEPMQEVPGGGWRVRIPLPRSADRFTLITRYESV, encoded by the coding sequence ATGAAAACTCCAGAGTTGCTCGCCCCGGCAGGTACCTTGAGAAACCTGCGCTACGCATTGGCCTACGGTGCGGATGCGGTCTATGCGGGTATTCCCCGCTACAGCCTGAGGGTTCGCAATAACGAATTCAATGTACTGGATAACGTAGCTCAGGGTATCACCGAGACCCATGCGGCCGGTCGGTTGTTCTATCTAACCGTAAATCTACTCCCCCATAACGCCAAGCTGCGCACGTTTCTGGATGATATCGCACCTGCGGTGGAAATGGGGCCGGATGCACTGATTATGGCCGATCCCGGCCTCATCATGCTGGTACGTGAGCGCTGGCCCGACTTGCCCATCCATCTGTCGGTGCAGGCCAACACCATGAACTGGGCCGCAGTGAGGTTCTGGCAGTCGGTAGGTATTGAACGGGTGATCCTCTCTCGTGAGGTATCCCTGGATGATATTGCCGAGATTCGCCAGCGCTGCCCCGAAATGGAGCTGGAGGTGTTCGTTCATGGCGCATTATGTATCGCCTACTCGGGACGCTGTCTGCTGTCGGGGTATTTCAACCACCGGGATGCCAATCAGGGCAGTTGTACCAACGCCTGCCGGTGGGAGTATTCGGTCCACTCTGCCGTCGAAAATGTCAGCGGTGAGCCGGTTCCGCCCCGTCCCCCCGAAGCCGAATCGCTCCATTTTATCGAGGAGGGGGAGCGCCCCGGCGAACTGATGCCGATCGAGGAGGATGAGCACGGCACCTATATTCTCAACTCCAGGGACCTGCGGGCCGTGCAGCACGTGCAGCGTTTGACCGAGATTGGCGTCGAAAGCCTCAAGATCGAGGGGCGTACCAAGTCGCACTATTATGTGGCCCGTACCACGCAGGTCTACCGCCGTGCTATCGATGATGCCGTCGCCGGGCGAAGCTTTGAAACCGGTCTGCTCGGCGAGTTGGAGAACCTGGCCAACCGCGGCTATACGGAAGGGTTCTACAATCGCCATGCCGATGCCGAGTATCAGAACTACCGGCAGGCCAGTTCTGACTCCGTGCACCAGCGCTTCGTCGCCGAGGTGACCGAATTTGATGCCGAAACCGGCATGGCCCAACTGGATGTGAAGAACAAATTCGCGGTGGGCGACCGTCTGGAGCTCATCACCCCCGAAGGGAACGGTGACTTTCTGCTGGAGGGCATGGAGAGCCTGGGTGGCGAGCCCATGCAGGAGGTCCCGGGCGGCGGCTGGCGAGTGCGGATTCCGCTGCCCCGTTCCGCCGATCGTTTCACCCTGATCACCCGTTACGAGTCCGTGTAG
- a CDS encoding MlaC/ttg2D family ABC transporter substrate-binding protein: MVEDSINIAEPGFYHPGSKRIGTTNGLYQEDFTLLRHSPFPSRLFVTALLALVFALPATAGETPQEMLRAVTEEMVTRLQNEKDALQERPERLFTLVEDTLVPYVDQEAMSRLVLGVAWRRATPEQRERFTKEFKTLLVRFYTSALLDNPDQIDRLLEKGQDLITFRPGGEARGNRIQVRAEAHPPEGPSVPVIFSLYQKEGQWLIYDVKVEGVSIVVNYRNSFSSQVKQFGLSEVINRLAKRNQELWEKTVENGQS; the protein is encoded by the coding sequence ATGGTCGAGGATTCAATCAACATTGCAGAGCCGGGATTCTATCATCCCGGCAGCAAGCGTATCGGTACTACAAACGGACTTTACCAAGAGGACTTCACCTTGCTTCGACACTCTCCCTTCCCATCCCGCCTGTTTGTCACCGCCCTCCTGGCGCTCGTGTTTGCGCTACCTGCCACCGCCGGGGAAACGCCGCAGGAGATGCTTCGCGCCGTGACCGAAGAGATGGTCACCCGGCTGCAGAACGAAAAGGACGCCCTTCAGGAACGGCCGGAGCGGCTCTTTACTCTGGTGGAGGATACTCTCGTACCTTACGTGGATCAGGAGGCCATGTCCCGGCTGGTACTCGGAGTGGCCTGGCGGCGCGCCACCCCCGAACAGCGGGAACGCTTTACAAAGGAATTCAAGACCCTGCTGGTGCGGTTCTATACCTCGGCGCTGCTCGACAACCCGGATCAGATTGATCGGCTGCTCGAAAAGGGACAGGACCTGATCACGTTCCGGCCTGGCGGTGAAGCGCGGGGCAACCGTATTCAAGTGCGAGCCGAAGCCCACCCCCCGGAAGGCCCGAGCGTTCCGGTCATCTTCAGCCTGTACCAGAAAGAGGGCCAGTGGCTGATCTATGACGTAAAGGTCGAGGGCGTGAGTATCGTAGTTAACTATCGAAACAGCTTCAGTTCACAGGTCAAACAGTTCGGCCTGTCGGAGGTGATCAACCGGTTGGCAAAGCGCAACCAGGAGTTGTGGGAGAAAACGGTTGAGAACGGCCAGAGTTGA
- a CDS encoding SO_0444 family Cu/Zn efflux transporter, whose translation MMSDLFLNILAIYLDAAPWLLLGLIAAGLIKAWVSEAWMIRWLGGRGFGPVARAAVIGAPLPLCSCGVLPAALGLRRSGASRGSTLSFLIATPETGVDSVAVTYALMGPFMAIVRPIAAIFSAVFTGILGGLVPEKPLPPAAAPDCDDGGCCSSLPIGKAKPKPSPEAAWKCGLEGLRYAMTDILDDLAFWLAIGIIAAGALITWLPPQSLAQWGSGVPAMLVMLAIGVPMYICATASTPLAASLLLLGVSPGTVLVFLLAGPATNIATLGLLRRELGGPVLAVYLFGISAAAIACGLATDALVQYTGISVTAQVAETGELVPEWLSILSATLIAVFAIRPLRNSLLERVPKAG comes from the coding sequence CTGATGTCCGATCTTTTCCTGAACATTCTTGCCATTTATCTGGATGCCGCCCCCTGGCTGCTGCTGGGGCTCATTGCTGCCGGACTGATCAAGGCCTGGGTTTCGGAGGCCTGGATGATCCGCTGGCTGGGAGGGCGGGGGTTCGGCCCGGTAGCCCGCGCGGCGGTAATCGGAGCGCCCCTGCCACTGTGCTCCTGCGGTGTGTTGCCGGCTGCCCTGGGACTGCGGCGCAGCGGCGCCTCACGCGGATCGACCCTCTCCTTCCTGATCGCCACCCCGGAGACCGGCGTCGATTCGGTAGCGGTGACCTATGCCCTGATGGGCCCGTTCATGGCCATCGTCCGGCCGATTGCCGCCATCTTCAGCGCAGTATTCACCGGTATTCTGGGCGGCCTGGTGCCCGAAAAACCGCTGCCTCCCGCGGCCGCACCCGACTGCGACGACGGCGGCTGTTGCAGCAGCCTGCCGATCGGGAAAGCAAAACCGAAGCCCTCCCCGGAAGCCGCCTGGAAGTGCGGCCTGGAGGGGCTTCGCTATGCCATGACGGACATTCTCGACGACCTGGCTTTCTGGCTCGCCATCGGCATCATTGCCGCTGGTGCGTTGATCACGTGGTTACCGCCACAGTCCCTTGCGCAGTGGGGCAGTGGAGTGCCGGCAATGCTGGTGATGCTGGCGATTGGTGTGCCCATGTACATCTGCGCCACGGCCTCCACGCCCCTGGCCGCCTCACTACTGCTACTCGGGGTCTCGCCGGGAACCGTACTGGTCTTCCTGCTCGCCGGACCGGCCACCAATATCGCCACCCTCGGACTACTGCGACGGGAGCTGGGCGGACCGGTACTGGCGGTATACCTGTTCGGCATCAGTGCCGCCGCCATCGCCTGCGGACTGGCCACTGACGCCCTGGTCCAGTACACCGGCATTTCGGTAACGGCACAGGTCGCAGAAACCGGCGAACTTGTTCCCGAATGGCTCAGCATCCTCAGCGCAACGCTGATCGCCGTATTTGCCATCAGGCCGCTTCGGAACTCCCTCCTGGAACGAGTTCCAAAGGCTGGCTGA
- the hslV gene encoding ATP-dependent protease subunit HslV produces the protein MEQFRGTTILSVRRNGKVVIGGDGQVSMGNTVMKGNARKVRRLYRDKVIAGFAGGTADAFTLFERFEGKLEKHQGNLTKAAVELAKDWRTDRALRRLEALLAVADHNASLVISGNGDVIEPEESLIAIGSGGPFAQSAARAMLDTTELEARDIVEKGLHIAADICIYTNHNLTIETLEETT, from the coding sequence TTGGAACAGTTTCGCGGTACCACTATTCTTTCCGTGCGCCGAAATGGCAAGGTCGTGATCGGCGGCGACGGGCAGGTTTCAATGGGCAACACCGTAATGAAGGGCAACGCGCGCAAGGTGCGTCGGCTCTACCGCGACAAGGTGATCGCAGGCTTCGCCGGCGGCACCGCCGATGCCTTTACACTTTTCGAGCGCTTCGAGGGCAAGCTGGAGAAGCATCAGGGCAATCTCACCAAGGCCGCCGTCGAACTGGCCAAGGATTGGCGCACCGACCGGGCCCTGCGCCGCCTGGAGGCCCTGCTGGCGGTAGCGGATCACAACGCATCCCTGGTCATCTCGGGCAACGGCGATGTCATCGAACCCGAAGAGAGCCTGATCGCCATCGGCTCCGGCGGTCCCTTCGCCCAGTCGGCGGCCCGCGCCATGCTCGACACCACTGAACTCGAAGCCCGCGATATCGTGGAGAAAGGTCTCCATATCGCCGCTGACATCTGCATCTACACCAACCACAATCTGACTATCGAGACACTTGAAGAAACCACTTGA
- the hslU gene encoding ATP-dependent protease ATPase subunit HslU → MSEMTPREIVQELDKHIIGQSAAKRAVAVALRNRWRRSRVDEALQGEITPKNILMIGPTGVGKTEIARRLAKLANAPFIKVEATKFTEVGYVGRDVESIIRDLVEFAIKMTREQEMQKVHHRAWEAAEERILDALLPPARGYEDTGQAADSGTRQKFRKKLREGDLDDKEIDIEVQSTPVGVEIMAPPGMEEMSSQLQNLFQNMGGQRTKSRRMRIKDAFKQLTSEEAAKLVNEEEIKSRALYAVEQHGIVFLDEMDKITGRSEQSKGPDVSREGVQRDLLPLVEGSTISTKHGMVRTDHILFIASGAFHLARPSDLIPELQGRLPIRVELDALGTEEFVRILTEPDASLTEQYRALLATEGVSVEFAEEGIRRLAEIAWQVNEGTENIGARRLHTVMERLLEDISYRAADQSGQKVMVDAAYVNEQLADLAGDEDLSRYIL, encoded by the coding sequence ATGAGCGAAATGACACCTCGAGAAATTGTCCAGGAACTGGACAAGCACATCATCGGCCAGTCTGCGGCAAAGCGGGCGGTCGCGGTGGCCCTGCGCAACCGTTGGCGCCGCTCCCGGGTCGATGAGGCGCTGCAGGGCGAGATCACGCCCAAAAACATCCTGATGATCGGACCTACCGGCGTCGGGAAGACCGAAATCGCCCGCCGGCTCGCCAAACTGGCCAACGCACCGTTTATCAAGGTGGAAGCGACCAAATTCACCGAAGTCGGGTATGTCGGGCGCGATGTGGAGTCGATCATCCGCGATCTGGTGGAGTTCGCCATCAAAATGACGCGAGAACAGGAGATGCAGAAGGTCCACCACCGTGCCTGGGAAGCGGCCGAGGAGCGGATCCTCGATGCCCTCCTGCCGCCGGCCCGCGGCTATGAGGATACCGGTCAGGCCGCCGACTCCGGCACGCGGCAGAAATTCCGCAAGAAGCTTCGCGAAGGCGATCTGGACGACAAGGAAATCGATATCGAAGTGCAGTCGACACCGGTCGGGGTGGAGATCATGGCCCCCCCCGGCATGGAGGAGATGAGCAGCCAACTCCAGAACCTGTTCCAGAACATGGGCGGACAGCGCACCAAATCCCGCCGCATGCGGATCAAGGATGCCTTCAAGCAGCTGACCAGCGAGGAGGCCGCCAAGCTGGTGAACGAAGAGGAGATCAAGTCCCGTGCACTCTACGCGGTAGAGCAGCACGGCATCGTCTTCCTCGACGAAATGGACAAGATCACAGGCCGTTCGGAGCAGAGCAAGGGGCCCGACGTCTCCCGCGAGGGCGTACAGCGCGACCTGCTGCCGCTGGTGGAGGGCTCGACCATCTCTACCAAACACGGAATGGTGCGCACCGACCACATTCTGTTCATCGCCTCCGGCGCCTTCCACCTGGCCAGGCCCTCGGATCTGATACCGGAACTCCAGGGCCGATTGCCAATCCGGGTTGAGCTCGACGCCCTCGGAACCGAAGAGTTCGTCCGCATTCTGACGGAGCCGGATGCCTCCCTGACCGAGCAATACCGGGCCTTGCTGGCCACTGAAGGCGTGAGCGTGGAGTTTGCCGAGGAGGGCATTCGGCGGCTGGCCGAGATCGCCTGGCAGGTCAACGAAGGCACCGAAAACATCGGCGCCCGCCGGCTGCACACGGTCATGGAGCGGCTGCTGGAGGATATCTCCTACCGCGCCGCGGACCAGTCGGGGCAGAAGGTGATGGTGGATGCCGCCTATGTGAACGAGCAGTTGGCAGACCTCGCCGGAGATGAAGACCTGAGCCGTTACATTTTGTGA
- a CDS encoding gamma-butyrobetaine hydroxylase-like domain-containing protein, producing the protein MSTPSPTDIVLHKNNRTLEIAFADGKRFELPVEYLRVYSPSAEVRGHGPGQETLQVGKEDVNIESIEQVGTYAIQPHFDDGHDSGIYSWDLLYDLGVNFEKNWQQYLDRLEKAGHKRQTKT; encoded by the coding sequence ATGAGTACGCCCAGCCCCACCGACATCGTGCTACACAAGAACAACAGGACACTGGAAATCGCCTTCGCCGACGGCAAGCGGTTCGAGCTGCCAGTGGAGTACCTGCGGGTCTACTCCCCGTCGGCCGAGGTGCGTGGCCACGGCCCGGGCCAAGAGACCCTTCAGGTCGGCAAGGAAGACGTCAACATCGAGAGCATCGAGCAGGTGGGCACCTATGCCATTCAGCCGCACTTCGATGACGGCCATGACAGCGGCATCTACTCCTGGGACCTGCTCTACGACCTGGGGGTAAACTTCGAAAAAAACTGGCAGCAGTATCTGGATCGCCTCGAAAAGGCCGGCCATAAACGCCAGACAAAGACCTGA
- the ubiE gene encoding bifunctional demethylmenaquinone methyltransferase/2-methoxy-6-polyprenyl-1,4-benzoquinol methylase UbiE — MSEQDTTHFGYRQVPKDEKAGRVADVFHSVAAKYDLMNDLMSGGVHRLWKRYTIEMSGVRRGQRILDLAGGTGDLAGKFSELVGPEGEVVLADINASMLSVGRQRLTDRGLVGNIEFAQVNAEELPFPDNHFDCITIAFGLRNVTDKDKALASMLRVLKPGGRLLVLEFSKPRAPGLGPVYDAYSFSVLPTLGAMITGDRDSYRYLAESIRMHPDQESLKAMMEAAGFERVDYYNLTGGIVALHRGFKF, encoded by the coding sequence ATGAGCGAGCAGGACACCACCCATTTCGGGTACCGGCAGGTACCGAAGGACGAGAAGGCCGGAAGGGTCGCCGACGTATTCCACTCGGTAGCGGCGAAATACGATCTGATGAACGACCTGATGTCAGGGGGTGTTCACCGTCTGTGGAAACGCTACACCATCGAGATGAGCGGCGTCAGGCGCGGCCAGCGCATACTGGACCTCGCCGGCGGCACCGGCGATCTGGCGGGCAAGTTCTCCGAACTGGTCGGTCCCGAAGGGGAGGTGGTCCTCGCCGACATCAATGCCTCGATGCTGTCCGTAGGTCGGCAACGACTGACCGACAGAGGCCTGGTCGGCAATATCGAGTTCGCGCAGGTAAATGCCGAAGAGCTGCCTTTCCCGGATAATCACTTCGACTGCATCACCATCGCTTTCGGACTGCGCAACGTGACCGACAAGGACAAGGCGCTGGCCTCCATGCTGCGTGTGCTGAAGCCGGGCGGGCGACTGCTGGTACTCGAGTTCTCGAAGCCCCGGGCGCCGGGGCTGGGACCGGTCTATGACGCCTACTCCTTCTCGGTGCTGCCAACCCTGGGCGCCATGATCACCGGCGACCGAGACAGTTACCGCTACCTCGCCGAATCGATCCGCATGCATCCGGACCAGGAGAGTCTAAAGGCGATGATGGAGGCGGCCGGCTTTGAGCGCGTGGATTACTACAATCTCACTGGGGGCATTGTCGCCCTGCATCGCGGGTTCAAATTCTGA
- a CDS encoding ubiquinone biosynthesis accessory factor UbiJ codes for MSSASMIPVAALAGLERAVNAVIALDPETRRRLSRLEGRVIAIELQGTGLSLFAAPGKGGLRLMGHYDSTPDTTLRGTPLALMRMGAGGTTEGLFAGDVQIDGDVEVGQRFKHILDTMEIDWEEHLSRLTGDIVAHQVGNVFRSLAAWRRTASDTLARDTGEYIQEELQMVPGRREVDHFMDQVDTIRTDVDRLEARIRRIQGESP; via the coding sequence ATGAGTAGCGCATCAATGATCCCGGTGGCGGCCCTGGCCGGGCTGGAAAGGGCCGTCAACGCCGTTATCGCCCTGGATCCGGAAACCCGGCGGCGGTTGTCCCGGCTCGAGGGGCGAGTGATTGCCATCGAGTTGCAGGGTACCGGCCTTTCGCTGTTTGCAGCCCCGGGCAAGGGAGGCCTGCGCCTGATGGGTCATTATGATAGCACTCCGGATACCACACTACGTGGCACTCCCCTGGCCCTGATGCGCATGGGAGCGGGGGGCACTACCGAGGGGCTTTTCGCCGGCGATGTCCAGATCGATGGCGATGTGGAAGTCGGACAGCGATTCAAGCATATCCTCGACACCATGGAGATCGACTGGGAGGAGCACCTTTCCAGGCTGACCGGCGATATCGTGGCCCACCAGGTCGGCAACGTCTTCCGAAGCCTGGCCGCCTGGCGCCGGACGGCCTCTGATACCCTGGCCCGGGATACCGGCGAATACATCCAGGAGGAACTGCAAATGGTGCCGGGACGCCGCGAGGTGGATCATTTCATGGATCAGGTGGATACGATTCGCACCGATGTTGATCGGCTGGAGGCCCGCATTCGGCGTATTCAGGGCGAGTCACCCTAG
- the ubiB gene encoding ubiquinone biosynthesis regulatory protein kinase UbiB, which yields MIRPSQAFRLVYISWIMAKHGLDELLLSIPMFRPIRFLRHLMWWRLLRERDVPRGARIRRALEDLGPIFVKFGQILSTRRDLLPDDIARELERLQDRVPPFPGETARSIIEAAYRKPIDQIFAEFDETPIASASIAQVHAARLLGGPEVVVKVLRPDIAPVIRRDLGLMYILAGNIQRYWKEGRRLRPVDVVAEFEKNIWDELDLMREAANASQLRRNFEGSPDLYIPEIYWDYSRRNVMVMERIYGIPIGHMEKLRAAQIDFKALSERGVEIFFTQVFRHNFFHADMHPGNIFVTPDGQYIAVDFGIVGTLSNEDKRYLAENFIAFFRRDYHRVAQLHVESGWVPKETRVDEFEAAIRTVCEPIFERPFSEISFGQLLLNLFQTARRFNMEVQPQLVLLQKTLLNIEGLGRQLYPDLDLWQTAKPFLERWMSEQLGVRALANRLKDAAPQWSEKIPELPMLFHDTLQRARDGRLQVNSNPEELQRIRSEIRRANRRTVAAVVGGTLVLGAALIKGLDGYAPTMLAGVPLSSWVLGISGALVWLTLWLDSD from the coding sequence GTGATTCGGCCTTCACAGGCGTTCCGCCTGGTCTACATCAGCTGGATCATGGCCAAGCACGGACTGGACGAACTGCTCCTGTCCATCCCCATGTTCCGCCCCATTCGTTTCCTTCGCCACCTGATGTGGTGGCGACTGCTGCGTGAGCGCGATGTACCACGCGGTGCGCGCATTCGCCGCGCACTCGAGGATCTGGGACCTATTTTCGTCAAGTTCGGCCAGATCCTCTCCACACGCCGCGACCTGCTACCCGATGATATCGCCCGAGAGCTGGAGCGCCTTCAGGACCGGGTGCCACCGTTCCCCGGCGAGACCGCCCGAAGCATCATCGAGGCCGCCTACCGCAAGCCGATCGACCAGATCTTCGCCGAATTCGACGAGACCCCGATTGCCTCCGCCTCCATTGCGCAGGTTCACGCCGCCCGACTACTGGGTGGCCCGGAAGTAGTGGTGAAGGTGCTACGGCCCGATATCGCGCCGGTGATCCGCCGCGACTTGGGATTGATGTATATCCTGGCGGGCAATATCCAGCGCTACTGGAAGGAGGGTCGGCGCCTGCGGCCGGTCGACGTCGTGGCGGAGTTCGAAAAGAACATCTGGGATGAACTCGATCTGATGCGCGAGGCGGCGAACGCGTCACAATTGCGTCGCAATTTCGAGGGCTCGCCGGACCTCTATATCCCGGAGATCTACTGGGATTACAGTCGCCGCAATGTGATGGTGATGGAGCGAATCTACGGCATCCCCATCGGTCACATGGAGAAGCTTCGCGCGGCCCAAATCGACTTCAAGGCGTTGTCGGAACGGGGGGTGGAGATCTTCTTCACTCAGGTATTCCGCCACAATTTTTTCCACGCCGACATGCATCCCGGGAATATCTTCGTCACCCCCGACGGTCAGTATATTGCTGTCGATTTCGGCATCGTCGGCACGCTGTCGAACGAAGACAAGCGCTATCTGGCGGAGAATTTCATCGCCTTCTTCCGTCGCGATTACCATCGCGTGGCCCAGCTGCACGTGGAGTCCGGCTGGGTGCCGAAGGAGACCCGGGTGGATGAGTTCGAGGCGGCTATCCGCACCGTCTGCGAGCCCATTTTCGAGCGGCCCTTCTCGGAGATCTCCTTCGGACAGCTCCTGCTGAACCTGTTTCAGACGGCGCGCCGCTTCAATATGGAGGTCCAGCCCCAGCTGGTACTGCTGCAAAAGACGCTGCTGAATATTGAAGGACTGGGACGGCAGCTCTACCCCGACCTGGACCTCTGGCAGACGGCCAAGCCCTTCCTCGAGCGCTGGATGAGCGAGCAACTCGGTGTCCGGGCACTTGCCAACCGGCTGAAGGATGCGGCACCACAGTGGAGCGAGAAGATACCGGAGCTGCCCATGCTCTTTCACGATACGCTCCAGCGGGCACGAGACGGACGTCTGCAGGTTAACAGCAATCCCGAAGAGCTCCAGCGGATCCGCAGCGAAATCCGCCGCGCCAATCGGCGCACCGTGGCGGCCGTCGTGGGCGGGACGCTGGTGCTGGGCGCCGCCCTGATCAAGGGACTGGACGGGTATGCACCCACCATGCTTGCCGGGGTACCGCTTTCCAGCTGGGTCCTCGGGATTAGCGGCGCACTGGTGTGGCTCACGCTGTGGCTGGATAGCGACTGA